The Candidatus Scalindua japonica DNA window TATGTCCCACCTGTCTGACTAGATATATCTTTTAATACATTTTCTTCATGAACTTCGCCAACCCCAATGTTGTAAACATGTATATTCCGTATGAGTGCTAGCTCTATTATGTCTTCTGGAGTAACAACACTACCATTATCAAACCCATCAGACAAAAACAGTAAAGATCGAAAAACTCTGGGATTATGTTTAGAAGGATACTGCTCTAAACCCATATAAACGGCATCCCAGCAATTTGAGAAATCGCTATATATTTCCTCTGATGCAAAATTAGTAATTGCGTCTTTCGCCACATTTTTGCTAGTCACAAATGACTGTAGAATTGATGGTTCAGCATCAGGTCTGTGAAACTCTATTGCACCTATTTGATGAGTTTCTTTGAGACTATCTATCAGGGATTTTACCCCCACAATCATAGTTTCAACACCATGATGGTTCTTTTTCATTGACGAAGAGAAATCTAAGACCAGCATAACTTGCAGTTGAAAATCATCCTGAGAAGAAAGAAAAGCACGGCTTTCTGAATAGTCAATCTCTTTTCCATTTTCCCATATTTTCAAGGAGTTCAAATCAAGCTCCTGCGGATTAATAATTATGGCATGATTATATTGATCTCGTAGAGAAAAAATATATTGAACATTGCTGGGAGTCTGGTGTGCTCTATAAATATTCTTAAATACGATCTTATCAAATTGATATTCAATCGCCACTGGTGATACTTCATCAGAGAGTTCACTATTCTGAGCATCTTCAACTTTAATAGTATATTCCTGACCACCCGGAAGAAGGTCTTTTGTTAGCTGCCATTTAAATTCACCAGGACTTACATCATCATTTCTAAATTGGTAATAATCTGCAATATTTTCAACTACACAACCATTCGAAAGAAGATAAATGTTAACAAAATCAAATATGCCCATAGACGCATTCCAACTTATAGTAACTTCACTTCCAATCTCAAGTGCGGTATTCGCTGAAGGATTATTAATGGTTATAGCGTCTTCTCCTCTTTCCGCCAATAAGGTAATAGTTTTATCTCCTCCATTTGATTTAATATTGATTGCACCTTTGTGACTACCAATGGATAGCTTGGTCCTGTCTATTCTTATATTTATAGTCTCTGGTTCTTCAGAAATAACACCTGACGTTGGATAAACTAAAAACCAGGAACTACCTTCACCAGTTTCTATTCTAAATGTGGACGATTTTTTTCCAAAATCAAAAATTCCAAAATTAAAGATCCCAAAAACACCTTTTTTCTTAAAACTATTACTAACTGTAATTAACTTCTCATTTTC harbors:
- a CDS encoding vWA domain-containing protein, whose translation is MESEKKDIKKIKKTFKITISVLLLIAVAACILSFHSVPSIKVIPSSLNFKDGENEKLITVSNSFKKKGVFGIFNFGIFDFGKKSSTFRIETGEGSSWFLVYPTSGVISEEPETINIRIDRTKLSIGSHKGAINIKSNGGDKTITLLAERGEDAITINNPSANTALEIGSEVTISWNASMGIFDFVNIYLLSNGCVVENIADYYQFRNDDVSPGEFKWQLTKDLLPGGQEYTIKVEDAQNSELSDEVSPVAIEYQFDKIVFKNIYRAHQTPSNVQYIFSLRDQYNHAIIINPQELDLNSLKIWENGKEIDYSESRAFLSSQDDFQLQVMLVLDFSSSMKKNHHGVETMIVGVKSLIDSLKETHQIGAIEFHRPDAEPSILQSFVTSKNVAKDAITNFASEEIYSDFSNCWDAVYMGLEQYPSKHNPRVFRSLLFLSDGFDNGSVVTPEDIIELALIRNIHVYNIGVGEVHEENVLKDISSQTGGTYVHAKDICVLLERFQNIIRDLGGAI